One stretch of Daphnia pulicaria isolate SC F1-1A chromosome 6, SC_F0-13Bv2, whole genome shotgun sequence DNA includes these proteins:
- the LOC124344370 gene encoding uncharacterized protein LOC124344370 isoform X1: MLPARTRSFSEPNVDADKSWNLPVHPNVAGQISSEVVDVPPAKPPRMMVHAPTVAPANKVESSRISDTTSAVQPFNSVLKNSKSMSQIVSPAAPVLQPPSPRTDVIGSMLVQQHNRPSSSSPTSPPQSPRSVGSSKSTSYLWAGLSPAESQAKLDADSAASTSSPSTTNNQGVKVKKSKDRERRRSIIQTITGLFSSSKKEEKKDEPKEVDSSPSKKSSPPKFQLPKFSGKKDKSNKDKLALDDSYEEGRLRAASSPVTPNNDGVKPRASSLLASPTSGSEANTPTTSFGLEQYGDSAGTPTGAWSAFSSSSRRQSKQARQVARQTELKRLRMAQSIQRQLEEIEVKQKELEDQGVRLERTLRGEEGGVSGRDESALIQEWFQLVHEKNALSRYEQELMVRARELELEDRHARLQMELKDRMSLDETVKSPADVDKEGAILSEMLEIVEQKDSLRSMLEEDRQRWAVFLNLIDLAQSSLEDDVFAPDSADEQEIADESDGECQAYSDQIPAPKASDSEVWDIRDGQPEAIDSDLEIEEEFEHLFINDHSDTSSPCTGSISDFLESDLVVLDPIEPPAELHEQPAHPAKIAWSPSVEFEGKTVELNELVSQEEIDLWSAVAVATTIENENAIDEQEVLEFDQLVQDLSDDDVASLGSSIEEKRPDSMEFESQTIELTDLNSQGETEFWSGNDDDSAANSDFERLLSSDGTDYEYFYEQRQSMAADVKQRKTSEILREKVEVFDELDRKARKRVEAVEEENDWGTLGVKFENRGVVRDLVWMWEYNHLQQSGRRGVYPDLDERPKTKGKKDDRSSCRNDLESNPQQQTQEPPQKSRKKRKKIIPEMELERRTICSSDPAGGWAWWQIGILFWLTVFSFFILSALPADSWPSFF; the protein is encoded by the exons ATGCTACCGGCCCGGACGCGCAGTTTCTCAGAACCGAACGTTGATGCCGACAAATCGTGGAATCTCCCAGTTCATCCCAATGTTGCTGGGCAGATTTCATCTGAAGTTGTCGATGTACCACCTGCCAAACCTCCAAGAATGATGGTGCATGCTCCGACTGTTGCTCCAGCCAACAAGGTGGAGTCTTCGCGAATCTCGGACACTACCTCGGCCGTTCAACCGTTCAATTCCGTATTGAAAAACTCCAAATCAATGTCGCAAATTGTTTCTCCTGCCGCTCCGGTCTTGCAACCCCCCAGTCCGCGGACAGATGTTATCGGCAGCATGCTTGTACAACAACACAACCGCCCGTCCTCATCCAGCCCGACAAGTCCACCACAAAGCCCACGATCCGTCGGGTCATCTAAATCCACAAGTTACCTGTGGGCCGGCCTTTCACCTGCCGAATCTCAAGCCAAACTGGACGCCGATTCTGCTGCTTCGACGTCTTCTCCATCGACAACGAACAAT cagggcgtcaaagtgaagaaatcgaAAGACCGTGAGCGTCGACGCAGTATTATCCAGACGATTACCGGTCTGTTCAGCAGctccaagaaagaagaaaagaaagacgaaCCAAAGGAAGTTGATTCCTCTCCCAGTAAGAAATCCAGCCCACCAAAGTTCCAGTTGCCGAAATTTTCGGGAAAGAAGGACAAATCCAACAAG gATAAATTGGCGTTGGATGACTCCTACGAAGAAGGTCGACTGCGAGCTGCTAGTTCTCCTGTCACGCCCAACAACG ATGGTGTCAAACCACGAGCATCGTCTCTTCTCGCTAGTCCAACCTCGGGAAGTGAAGCCAATACTCCCACAACCAGTTTCGGCCTGGAACAGTACGGCGATTCGGCAGGAACTCCTACCGGAGCGTGGTCAGCTTTCTCTTCGAGTAGCAGGCGACAATCGAAGCAAGCCCGCCAAGTAGCGCGTCAAACGGAATTAAAGAG ACTGCGCATGGCTCAATCTATACAGCGACAGCTGGAAGAAATTGAAGTGAAGCAAAAGGAACTGGAGGACCAAGGCGTCAGACTTGAAAGAACTTTACGTGGTGAAGAAGGAG gagTGTCCGGCCGTGACGAGTCTGCCCTGATTCAGGAGTGGTTCCAGCTAGTCCACGAGAAGAACGCATTGAGTCGGTACGAGCAGGAGCTGATGGTTCGTGCTCGTGAACTTGAGCTGGAAGATAGACATGCCCGGCTTCAGATGGAGCTAAAGGATCGCATGTCATTGGATG AGACGGTGAAATCGCCAGCCGACGTGGACAAGGAGGGAGCCATTCTTTCCGAGATGCTGGAGATCGTGGAGCAGAAAGACTCGCTGCGCAGCATGCTCGAAGAGGACCGGCAAAGGTGGGCAGTCTTTTTGAACCTGATTGATCTGGCTCAAAGTAGTCTAGAGGATGATGTTTTCGCGCCTGACTCTGCGGATGAACAGGAAATCGCAGATGAATCCGATGGGGAATGTCAAGCGTACTCGGACCAGATTCCGGCGCCCAAAGCTTCGGATTCCGAAGTCTGGGATATTCGGGACGGCCAGCCGGAAGCAATAGACAGCGATCTTGAAATCGAGGAGGAATTTGAGCACCTGTTCATCAATGACCATTCAGACACTTCTTCTCCCTGTACCGGCTCGATAAGCGATTTTCTCGAATCGGATTTAGTTGTATTAGATCCCATTGAACCCCCTGCGGAATTGCACGAACAACCGGCGCATCCAGCAAAGATTGCTTGGAGTCCGTCTGTCGAATTTGAGGGGAAAACTGTTGAATTGAACGAATTGGTTAGCCAAGAAGAAATTGACCTTTGGTCTGCCGTTGCCGTTGCCACCACCATCGAGAATGAAAACGCAATTGACGAACAAGAAGTTTTAGAATTTGATCAACTTGTCCAAGACTTGTCTGACGATGACGTGGCCAGTTTAGGTAGTTCCATCGAAGAGAAGCGCCCGGATTCGATGGAATTTGAAAGCCAGACGATCGAGTTGACGGACCTTAATAGTCAAGGTGAAACCGAGTTCTGGTCCGGCAATGACGACGACTCGGCAGCCAACAGTGATTTTGAACGGCTTCTGAGCTCCGACGGCACTGATTACGAATACTTTTATGAGCAACGGCAAAGCATGGCTGCAGACGTGAAACAAAGGaaaacctctgaaattctTCGGGAGAAAGTCGAAGTCTTTGACGAGCTGGACAGAAAGGCGCGGAAGCGCGTCGAGGCCGTCGAAGAGGAGAACGATTGGGGCACGCTTGGAGTTAAATTTGAGAACCGCGGTGTGGTGCGCGATCTTGTTTGGATGTGGGAGTACAACCATTTGCAACAAAGTGGCCGCCGAGGGGTCTACCCTGATCTGGACGAGCGTCCAAAGACGAAGGGAAAGAAAGACGATCGTTCAAGTTGCCGGAACGACCTCGAATCAAACCCACAGCAACAGACACAAGAGCCACCTCAAAAAtccaggaagaaaagaaagaaaatcattcCAGAAATGGAATTGGAGAGGAGAACAATTTGCTCATCCGATCCAGCCGGCGGATGGGCGTGGTGGCAGATTGGCATCCTTTTCTGGCTGACGGTCTTCTCGTTTTTCATCTTGTCGGCACTTCCGGCCGACAGTTGGCCCTCATTCTTTTGA
- the LOC124344370 gene encoding uncharacterized protein LOC124344370 isoform X3: MLPARTRSFSEPNVDADKSWNLPVHPNVAGQISSEVVDVPPAKPPRMMVHAPTVAPANKVESSRISDTTSAVQPFNSVLKNSKSMSQIVSPAAPVLQPPSPRTDVIGSMLVQQHNRPSSSSPTSPPQSPRSVGSSKSTSYLWAGLSPAESQAKLDADSAASTSSPSTTNNQGVKVKKSKDRERRRSIIQTITGLFSSSKKEEKKDEPKEVDSSPSKKSSPPKFQLPKFSGKKDKSNKDKLALDDSYEEGRLRAASSPVTPNNDGVKPRASSLLASPTSGSEANTPTTSFGLEQYGDSAGTPTGAWSAFSSSSRRQSKQARQVARQTELKRLRMAQSIQRQLEEIEVKQKELEDQGVRLERTLRGEEGGVSGRDESALIQEWFQLVHEKNALSRDGEIASRRGQGGSHSFRDAGDRGAERLAAQHARRGPAKEIADESDGECQAYSDQIPAPKASDSEVWDIRDGQPEAIDSDLEIEEEFEHLFINDHSDTSSPCTGSISDFLESDLVVLDPIEPPAELHEQPAHPAKIAWSPSVEFEGKTVELNELVSQEEIDLWSAVAVATTIENENAIDEQEVLEFDQLVQDLSDDDVASLGSSIEEKRPDSMEFESQTIELTDLNSQGETEFWSGNDDDSAANSDFERLLSSDGTDYEYFYEQRQSMAADVKQRKTSEILREKVEVFDELDRKARKRVEAVEEENDWGTLGVKFENRGVVRDLVWMWEYNHLQQSGRRGVYPDLDERPKTKGKKDDRSSCRNDLESNPQQQTQEPPQKSRKKRKKIIPEMELERRTICSSDPAGGWAWWQIGILFWLTVFSFFILSALPADSWPSFF, from the exons ATGCTACCGGCCCGGACGCGCAGTTTCTCAGAACCGAACGTTGATGCCGACAAATCGTGGAATCTCCCAGTTCATCCCAATGTTGCTGGGCAGATTTCATCTGAAGTTGTCGATGTACCACCTGCCAAACCTCCAAGAATGATGGTGCATGCTCCGACTGTTGCTCCAGCCAACAAGGTGGAGTCTTCGCGAATCTCGGACACTACCTCGGCCGTTCAACCGTTCAATTCCGTATTGAAAAACTCCAAATCAATGTCGCAAATTGTTTCTCCTGCCGCTCCGGTCTTGCAACCCCCCAGTCCGCGGACAGATGTTATCGGCAGCATGCTTGTACAACAACACAACCGCCCGTCCTCATCCAGCCCGACAAGTCCACCACAAAGCCCACGATCCGTCGGGTCATCTAAATCCACAAGTTACCTGTGGGCCGGCCTTTCACCTGCCGAATCTCAAGCCAAACTGGACGCCGATTCTGCTGCTTCGACGTCTTCTCCATCGACAACGAACAAT cagggcgtcaaagtgaagaaatcgaAAGACCGTGAGCGTCGACGCAGTATTATCCAGACGATTACCGGTCTGTTCAGCAGctccaagaaagaagaaaagaaagacgaaCCAAAGGAAGTTGATTCCTCTCCCAGTAAGAAATCCAGCCCACCAAAGTTCCAGTTGCCGAAATTTTCGGGAAAGAAGGACAAATCCAACAAG gATAAATTGGCGTTGGATGACTCCTACGAAGAAGGTCGACTGCGAGCTGCTAGTTCTCCTGTCACGCCCAACAACG ATGGTGTCAAACCACGAGCATCGTCTCTTCTCGCTAGTCCAACCTCGGGAAGTGAAGCCAATACTCCCACAACCAGTTTCGGCCTGGAACAGTACGGCGATTCGGCAGGAACTCCTACCGGAGCGTGGTCAGCTTTCTCTTCGAGTAGCAGGCGACAATCGAAGCAAGCCCGCCAAGTAGCGCGTCAAACGGAATTAAAGAG ACTGCGCATGGCTCAATCTATACAGCGACAGCTGGAAGAAATTGAAGTGAAGCAAAAGGAACTGGAGGACCAAGGCGTCAGACTTGAAAGAACTTTACGTGGTGAAGAAGGAG gagTGTCCGGCCGTGACGAGTCTGCCCTGATTCAGGAGTGGTTCCAGCTAGTCCACGAGAAGAACGCATTGAGTCG AGACGGTGAAATCGCCAGCCGACGTGGACAAGGAGGGAGCCATTCTTTCCGAGATGCTGGAGATCGTGGAGCAGAAAGACTCGCTGCGCAGCATGCTCGAAGAGGACCGGCAAAG GAAATCGCAGATGAATCCGATGGGGAATGTCAAGCGTACTCGGACCAGATTCCGGCGCCCAAAGCTTCGGATTCCGAAGTCTGGGATATTCGGGACGGCCAGCCGGAAGCAATAGACAGCGATCTTGAAATCGAGGAGGAATTTGAGCACCTGTTCATCAATGACCATTCAGACACTTCTTCTCCCTGTACCGGCTCGATAAGCGATTTTCTCGAATCGGATTTAGTTGTATTAGATCCCATTGAACCCCCTGCGGAATTGCACGAACAACCGGCGCATCCAGCAAAGATTGCTTGGAGTCCGTCTGTCGAATTTGAGGGGAAAACTGTTGAATTGAACGAATTGGTTAGCCAAGAAGAAATTGACCTTTGGTCTGCCGTTGCCGTTGCCACCACCATCGAGAATGAAAACGCAATTGACGAACAAGAAGTTTTAGAATTTGATCAACTTGTCCAAGACTTGTCTGACGATGACGTGGCCAGTTTAGGTAGTTCCATCGAAGAGAAGCGCCCGGATTCGATGGAATTTGAAAGCCAGACGATCGAGTTGACGGACCTTAATAGTCAAGGTGAAACCGAGTTCTGGTCCGGCAATGACGACGACTCGGCAGCCAACAGTGATTTTGAACGGCTTCTGAGCTCCGACGGCACTGATTACGAATACTTTTATGAGCAACGGCAAAGCATGGCTGCAGACGTGAAACAAAGGaaaacctctgaaattctTCGGGAGAAAGTCGAAGTCTTTGACGAGCTGGACAGAAAGGCGCGGAAGCGCGTCGAGGCCGTCGAAGAGGAGAACGATTGGGGCACGCTTGGAGTTAAATTTGAGAACCGCGGTGTGGTGCGCGATCTTGTTTGGATGTGGGAGTACAACCATTTGCAACAAAGTGGCCGCCGAGGGGTCTACCCTGATCTGGACGAGCGTCCAAAGACGAAGGGAAAGAAAGACGATCGTTCAAGTTGCCGGAACGACCTCGAATCAAACCCACAGCAACAGACACAAGAGCCACCTCAAAAAtccaggaagaaaagaaagaaaatcattcCAGAAATGGAATTGGAGAGGAGAACAATTTGCTCATCCGATCCAGCCGGCGGATGGGCGTGGTGGCAGATTGGCATCCTTTTCTGGCTGACGGTCTTCTCGTTTTTCATCTTGTCGGCACTTCCGGCCGACAGTTGGCCCTCATTCTTTTGA
- the LOC124344370 gene encoding uncharacterized protein LOC124344370 isoform X2: protein MLPARTRSFSEPNVDADKSWNLPVHPNVAGQISSEVVDVPPAKPPRMMVHAPTVAPANKVESSRISDTTSAVQPFNSVLKNSKSMSQIVSPAAPVLQPPSPRTDVIGSMLVQQHNRPSSSSPTSPPQSPRSVGSSKSTSYLWAGLSPAESQAKLDADSAASTSSPSTTNNGVKVKKSKDRERRRSIIQTITGLFSSSKKEEKKDEPKEVDSSPSKKSSPPKFQLPKFSGKKDKSNKDKLALDDSYEEGRLRAASSPVTPNNDGVKPRASSLLASPTSGSEANTPTTSFGLEQYGDSAGTPTGAWSAFSSSSRRQSKQARQVARQTELKRLRMAQSIQRQLEEIEVKQKELEDQGVRLERTLRGEEGGVSGRDESALIQEWFQLVHEKNALSRYEQELMVRARELELEDRHARLQMELKDRMSLDETVKSPADVDKEGAILSEMLEIVEQKDSLRSMLEEDRQRWAVFLNLIDLAQSSLEDDVFAPDSADEQEIADESDGECQAYSDQIPAPKASDSEVWDIRDGQPEAIDSDLEIEEEFEHLFINDHSDTSSPCTGSISDFLESDLVVLDPIEPPAELHEQPAHPAKIAWSPSVEFEGKTVELNELVSQEEIDLWSAVAVATTIENENAIDEQEVLEFDQLVQDLSDDDVASLGSSIEEKRPDSMEFESQTIELTDLNSQGETEFWSGNDDDSAANSDFERLLSSDGTDYEYFYEQRQSMAADVKQRKTSEILREKVEVFDELDRKARKRVEAVEEENDWGTLGVKFENRGVVRDLVWMWEYNHLQQSGRRGVYPDLDERPKTKGKKDDRSSCRNDLESNPQQQTQEPPQKSRKKRKKIIPEMELERRTICSSDPAGGWAWWQIGILFWLTVFSFFILSALPADSWPSFF from the exons ATGCTACCGGCCCGGACGCGCAGTTTCTCAGAACCGAACGTTGATGCCGACAAATCGTGGAATCTCCCAGTTCATCCCAATGTTGCTGGGCAGATTTCATCTGAAGTTGTCGATGTACCACCTGCCAAACCTCCAAGAATGATGGTGCATGCTCCGACTGTTGCTCCAGCCAACAAGGTGGAGTCTTCGCGAATCTCGGACACTACCTCGGCCGTTCAACCGTTCAATTCCGTATTGAAAAACTCCAAATCAATGTCGCAAATTGTTTCTCCTGCCGCTCCGGTCTTGCAACCCCCCAGTCCGCGGACAGATGTTATCGGCAGCATGCTTGTACAACAACACAACCGCCCGTCCTCATCCAGCCCGACAAGTCCACCACAAAGCCCACGATCCGTCGGGTCATCTAAATCCACAAGTTACCTGTGGGCCGGCCTTTCACCTGCCGAATCTCAAGCCAAACTGGACGCCGATTCTGCTGCTTCGACGTCTTCTCCATCGACAACGAACAAT ggcgtcaaagtgaagaaatcgaAAGACCGTGAGCGTCGACGCAGTATTATCCAGACGATTACCGGTCTGTTCAGCAGctccaagaaagaagaaaagaaagacgaaCCAAAGGAAGTTGATTCCTCTCCCAGTAAGAAATCCAGCCCACCAAAGTTCCAGTTGCCGAAATTTTCGGGAAAGAAGGACAAATCCAACAAG gATAAATTGGCGTTGGATGACTCCTACGAAGAAGGTCGACTGCGAGCTGCTAGTTCTCCTGTCACGCCCAACAACG ATGGTGTCAAACCACGAGCATCGTCTCTTCTCGCTAGTCCAACCTCGGGAAGTGAAGCCAATACTCCCACAACCAGTTTCGGCCTGGAACAGTACGGCGATTCGGCAGGAACTCCTACCGGAGCGTGGTCAGCTTTCTCTTCGAGTAGCAGGCGACAATCGAAGCAAGCCCGCCAAGTAGCGCGTCAAACGGAATTAAAGAG ACTGCGCATGGCTCAATCTATACAGCGACAGCTGGAAGAAATTGAAGTGAAGCAAAAGGAACTGGAGGACCAAGGCGTCAGACTTGAAAGAACTTTACGTGGTGAAGAAGGAG gagTGTCCGGCCGTGACGAGTCTGCCCTGATTCAGGAGTGGTTCCAGCTAGTCCACGAGAAGAACGCATTGAGTCGGTACGAGCAGGAGCTGATGGTTCGTGCTCGTGAACTTGAGCTGGAAGATAGACATGCCCGGCTTCAGATGGAGCTAAAGGATCGCATGTCATTGGATG AGACGGTGAAATCGCCAGCCGACGTGGACAAGGAGGGAGCCATTCTTTCCGAGATGCTGGAGATCGTGGAGCAGAAAGACTCGCTGCGCAGCATGCTCGAAGAGGACCGGCAAAGGTGGGCAGTCTTTTTGAACCTGATTGATCTGGCTCAAAGTAGTCTAGAGGATGATGTTTTCGCGCCTGACTCTGCGGATGAACAGGAAATCGCAGATGAATCCGATGGGGAATGTCAAGCGTACTCGGACCAGATTCCGGCGCCCAAAGCTTCGGATTCCGAAGTCTGGGATATTCGGGACGGCCAGCCGGAAGCAATAGACAGCGATCTTGAAATCGAGGAGGAATTTGAGCACCTGTTCATCAATGACCATTCAGACACTTCTTCTCCCTGTACCGGCTCGATAAGCGATTTTCTCGAATCGGATTTAGTTGTATTAGATCCCATTGAACCCCCTGCGGAATTGCACGAACAACCGGCGCATCCAGCAAAGATTGCTTGGAGTCCGTCTGTCGAATTTGAGGGGAAAACTGTTGAATTGAACGAATTGGTTAGCCAAGAAGAAATTGACCTTTGGTCTGCCGTTGCCGTTGCCACCACCATCGAGAATGAAAACGCAATTGACGAACAAGAAGTTTTAGAATTTGATCAACTTGTCCAAGACTTGTCTGACGATGACGTGGCCAGTTTAGGTAGTTCCATCGAAGAGAAGCGCCCGGATTCGATGGAATTTGAAAGCCAGACGATCGAGTTGACGGACCTTAATAGTCAAGGTGAAACCGAGTTCTGGTCCGGCAATGACGACGACTCGGCAGCCAACAGTGATTTTGAACGGCTTCTGAGCTCCGACGGCACTGATTACGAATACTTTTATGAGCAACGGCAAAGCATGGCTGCAGACGTGAAACAAAGGaaaacctctgaaattctTCGGGAGAAAGTCGAAGTCTTTGACGAGCTGGACAGAAAGGCGCGGAAGCGCGTCGAGGCCGTCGAAGAGGAGAACGATTGGGGCACGCTTGGAGTTAAATTTGAGAACCGCGGTGTGGTGCGCGATCTTGTTTGGATGTGGGAGTACAACCATTTGCAACAAAGTGGCCGCCGAGGGGTCTACCCTGATCTGGACGAGCGTCCAAAGACGAAGGGAAAGAAAGACGATCGTTCAAGTTGCCGGAACGACCTCGAATCAAACCCACAGCAACAGACACAAGAGCCACCTCAAAAAtccaggaagaaaagaaagaaaatcattcCAGAAATGGAATTGGAGAGGAGAACAATTTGCTCATCCGATCCAGCCGGCGGATGGGCGTGGTGGCAGATTGGCATCCTTTTCTGGCTGACGGTCTTCTCGTTTTTCATCTTGTCGGCACTTCCGGCCGACAGTTGGCCCTCATTCTTTTGA
- the LOC124344372 gene encoding protein-cysteine N-palmitoyltransferase HHAT-like isoform X1, translating into MTDQSSIELTIYVLTWTGSVLYSMYQFHLASDRFSQYLAEDLVSGWKWIGRQVDTADFEWKMWTPIFFKWLKFVIPYLIISLTIKRKYPQSVSIISTAMSFCWLWSMLGLQLTVFMFIQPVLFLWILKFFSLAFVWLVCISFTLTLHSSLFSELKTDLFEDNSTQEYLFTVILAWTHARSISYLVDSRSDAYKNRFVKFYHYCFYLPLLPTGPLMLYRDFKTSLENPVSQNCSLIHVTRSIALIARYLFWWFFHQFALHYFYHSALQYHIGIVRHLDIWSAAGLGYTLGQFFMTKYLVLYGLPSSLAKLDHIDSPPPPKCVGRIHLYSQMWRDFDRGLYNFMLHYIYIPFKGTSDKVWAKLMGTALCFGFVCIWHGASTAVVIWCVSNYFGICLETMAKYSSTCWPIANWKANWSTPNWLRFQAAVASPLLLVSALSNFCFFTDAKVGYVLAQKAVYEGGILRLLCIVMVMYCCCHVSMALSRRSKKNLICQAHRD; encoded by the exons ATgacagatcaaagttcaatagaGTTAACTATTTATGTCCTTACATGGACAGGATCGGTGCTCTACTCCATGTATCAGTTTCATTTAGCCAGTGAca GATTTTCCCAATATCTTGCAGAAGATCTGGTCTCTGGCTGGAAATGGATTGGTCGTCAGGTAGATACAGCTGACTTCGAATGGAAAATGTGgactcccattttttttaagtggttAAAATTTGTCATCCCATACCTAATCATTAGTTTGACAATCAAAAGAAAGTATCCACAATCAGTATCTATAATCAGTACAGCCATGTCTTTTTGTTGGCTATGGAGCATGCTTGGACTGCAACTAACAGTCTTCATGTTTATCCAACCAGTGCTATTCCTatggattttaaaattcttttcattAGCTTTTGTTTGGCTTGTCTGTATAAGCTTTACACTTACATTGCACTCTTCTTTATTCTCAGAGCTCAAA ACAGATCTATTTGAAGATAATTCTACTCAAGAGTATTTATTCACGGTAATTCTGGCATGGACTCATGCTCGTTCAATCAGTTATTTGGTTGATAGTCGCTCCGATGcttacaaaaatagatttgtgAAGTTTTACCACTATTGCTTCTATCTTCCCTTATTGCCAACGGGGCCGTTAATGCTTTATCGGGATTTTAAAACATCT CTAGAAAATCCTGTGAGTCAGAATTGTAGTTTAATTCACGTAACTAGGAGCATAGCACTCATCGCGCGCTACCTCTTTTGGTGGTTCTTTCACCAGTTTGCCTTACATTATTTTTATCATAGCGCGTTGCAGTATCACATTg GAATTGTTCGGCACTTGGATATTTGGTCGGCTGCAGGACTCGGTTACACGCTTGGGCAGTTTTTCATGACCAAATATTTGGTTTTGTACGGATTGCCATCCTCATTGGCGAAATTGGATCATATTGAttcacctcctcctcccaaaTGTGTAGGACGAATTCATCTCTATTCCCAAATGTGGCGCGATTTCGATCGAGGACTGTACAATTTCATGCTGCA ttACATCTACATTCCATTCAAAGGGACTTCAGACAAAGTCTGGGCGAAGTTGATGGGAACGGCTTTATGTTTTGGTTTTGTCTGTATATGGCATGGAGCTTCAACTGCAGTG gtgatttggtgtgtgtcaaATTACTTTGGCATTTGTCTGGAAACAATGGCCAAATATTCCTCTACTTGCTGGCCTATTGCAAATTGGAAA GCAAACTGGTCCACGCCCAATTGGCTACGTTTCCAAGCAGCTGTAGCTTCACCACTTCTCCTCGTGTCAGCActttccaatttttgtttctttacggATGCCAAAGTTGGCTACGTCTTGGCCCAAAAAGCTGTTTACGAAG GCGGAATCTTGAGGCTCCTGTGTATTGTAATGGTCATGTATTGCTGCTGTCACGTCTCCATGGCTCTAAGTCGTCGCAGTAAAAAGAATCTCATTTGTCAAGCACATCGAGACTAA
- the LOC124344372 gene encoding protein-cysteine N-palmitoyltransferase Rasp-like isoform X2, producing the protein MYQFHLASDRFSQYLAEDLVSGWKWIGRQVDTADFEWKMWTPIFFKWLKFVIPYLIISLTIKRKYPQSVSIISTAMSFCWLWSMLGLQLTVFMFIQPVLFLWILKFFSLAFVWLVCISFTLTLHSSLFSELKTDLFEDNSTQEYLFTVILAWTHARSISYLVDSRSDAYKNRFVKFYHYCFYLPLLPTGPLMLYRDFKTSLENPVSQNCSLIHVTRSIALIARYLFWWFFHQFALHYFYHSALQYHIGIVRHLDIWSAAGLGYTLGQFFMTKYLVLYGLPSSLAKLDHIDSPPPPKCVGRIHLYSQMWRDFDRGLYNFMLHYIYIPFKGTSDKVWAKLMGTALCFGFVCIWHGASTAVVIWCVSNYFGICLETMAKYSSTCWPIANWKANWSTPNWLRFQAAVASPLLLVSALSNFCFFTDAKVGYVLAQKAVYEGGILRLLCIVMVMYCCCHVSMALSRRSKKNLICQAHRD; encoded by the exons ATGTATCAGTTTCATTTAGCCAGTGAca GATTTTCCCAATATCTTGCAGAAGATCTGGTCTCTGGCTGGAAATGGATTGGTCGTCAGGTAGATACAGCTGACTTCGAATGGAAAATGTGgactcccattttttttaagtggttAAAATTTGTCATCCCATACCTAATCATTAGTTTGACAATCAAAAGAAAGTATCCACAATCAGTATCTATAATCAGTACAGCCATGTCTTTTTGTTGGCTATGGAGCATGCTTGGACTGCAACTAACAGTCTTCATGTTTATCCAACCAGTGCTATTCCTatggattttaaaattcttttcattAGCTTTTGTTTGGCTTGTCTGTATAAGCTTTACACTTACATTGCACTCTTCTTTATTCTCAGAGCTCAAA ACAGATCTATTTGAAGATAATTCTACTCAAGAGTATTTATTCACGGTAATTCTGGCATGGACTCATGCTCGTTCAATCAGTTATTTGGTTGATAGTCGCTCCGATGcttacaaaaatagatttgtgAAGTTTTACCACTATTGCTTCTATCTTCCCTTATTGCCAACGGGGCCGTTAATGCTTTATCGGGATTTTAAAACATCT CTAGAAAATCCTGTGAGTCAGAATTGTAGTTTAATTCACGTAACTAGGAGCATAGCACTCATCGCGCGCTACCTCTTTTGGTGGTTCTTTCACCAGTTTGCCTTACATTATTTTTATCATAGCGCGTTGCAGTATCACATTg GAATTGTTCGGCACTTGGATATTTGGTCGGCTGCAGGACTCGGTTACACGCTTGGGCAGTTTTTCATGACCAAATATTTGGTTTTGTACGGATTGCCATCCTCATTGGCGAAATTGGATCATATTGAttcacctcctcctcccaaaTGTGTAGGACGAATTCATCTCTATTCCCAAATGTGGCGCGATTTCGATCGAGGACTGTACAATTTCATGCTGCA ttACATCTACATTCCATTCAAAGGGACTTCAGACAAAGTCTGGGCGAAGTTGATGGGAACGGCTTTATGTTTTGGTTTTGTCTGTATATGGCATGGAGCTTCAACTGCAGTG gtgatttggtgtgtgtcaaATTACTTTGGCATTTGTCTGGAAACAATGGCCAAATATTCCTCTACTTGCTGGCCTATTGCAAATTGGAAA GCAAACTGGTCCACGCCCAATTGGCTACGTTTCCAAGCAGCTGTAGCTTCACCACTTCTCCTCGTGTCAGCActttccaatttttgtttctttacggATGCCAAAGTTGGCTACGTCTTGGCCCAAAAAGCTGTTTACGAAG GCGGAATCTTGAGGCTCCTGTGTATTGTAATGGTCATGTATTGCTGCTGTCACGTCTCCATGGCTCTAAGTCGTCGCAGTAAAAAGAATCTCATTTGTCAAGCACATCGAGACTAA